The Myxococcales bacterium genome includes the window GCGGCCGGCCACCACCAACGATGTGCTTGATCGGCTGCGAGCCATCGGCCCGCTCGCGGATGCCCCAAAGCGGCCGCGCGGCTTTCAGGCGACGTTGACGCCGAAACAAGAGGCCGTGCGCGCGGCGGCCGGCCCGCTAAAATGCGTCATGATGGTGGCGACGCCTCCTGGCCTGGGCGACGAAACTGAAGTGTTAGCGGACATCGCCAAGCGCCACGACCTGCAACTATTTGTCGACGAAGAATTCGCGGTGCTAACCCCGCGCGTCGACGGCCACGCTGGGGCCATGGCCGCCGCGCGCGCCGCGGTCGAGCTGCAAAAGGCATCCGCCGACGCCGCGATTGGCATTGCCAGCTACCACGACCAGACCACGATGGACGCCGCGCTCGATCAAATGGGCCAGGCCGTCGAGAAGAACGCGGTCTCGGGCATGTTCGCGGCGGTGCTCGACACGGCCGCGCCCGAGGTCATGATCGACCCCGAGCTGGCCCAAGAGCTCGATGAAGAGTTCAAAACTGAGATAACGGCGGGCGAGCCGTTGCGCATCTTGCTTGGAGCGCGATAAGGCCCCATGGCCCATCCAGACGACCGCGAGCCTGGTAACGAACCGAGGGGACGACCCTCGCGTTCGACCACCGTATCGCGCGCGATCATTTCGGATGAGCGCCATATTTTGCTGGTGGTCGGCAAGACGTCACAGTCGACGCATGCCTTGCCTGCCAGCGGCCGCGTAACGATCGGCCGCGCGGCGGAAAACGACATCGCCATTGATGATGCGTCGATCTCGCGCCACCACGCCACCCTCATTCTCGACGCCCCGATTCGGATCGTCGACAACGACAGCGCGAACGGCACGTGGATTGGCGACCGCCAAGTGCCAGTTGGCGAAGAAATCACGATGCATACCAACGATCCGTTGCGCATCGGCAACGTGCTCATCGTGCTGCAAACCTGGAGCACTAATAGCCGGCCGAGGCGACTCAAGACGCACGAGTATTTCGAGGCTAGGCTCGAAGAAGAGGCCATGCGCGGCGCGCGGCGCGGCGATGCGTTTGGCGTCTTATTTGCCCACGTCGAAAGCGGCGCCACCGACCCCTTGGCGCTATTTTCGCTGTGTCTGCGCGAAACCGACTTGGTCGCGGAATATGCGCCAGGGCAATACGAAATCCTCGTCGTCGACACCACGCCCTCGGGCGAATCAACGGTTATCTCGCGCGTCGAGACCGCGGCCAGCGAGAACGGGCTTGATATTCGTTTGGGTGCGGCCTGGTTTCCGCGCGACGGCCGCGATGCGTCCGCGCTGATGACACAGGCGCGGGTGCGGGCCGACGAGCATGCGATCAAGCCCTTGCCATCGTCCGACCATGCCGAGCCCAAGCGTCAGGCGTCGCAGGCTGGCCTGGTGGTTTCGGCCCCCTCAATGCGCGCGCTGCACAGCCTCATCGAGCGCGTCGCGGCCTCTGATATCAGCGTGCTGCTCCTTGGCGAGACCGGCGTCGGCAAGGAAATGATCGCCGCCGAAATCCACAAGAAATCGACCCGCGCCGATAAGCCGTATATCCCGCTTAATTGCTCCGCGCTCACCGAAACGCTGCTCGAGAGCGAGCTCTTTGGCTACGAGCGCGGCGCCTTTACCGGTGCCAATACCGCCAAGCAAGGCCTGCTGGAGACCGCCAACGGCGGCGTGTTATTCCTCGACGAAATTGGCGAGCTACCGCTCTCGACCCAGGTCAAGTTGCTGCGCGTGCTCGACGAACGCCGCGTCACCCGGGTTGGCGGTATCGCCAGCAAGCCCATCGACGTGCGCATTGTTTCAGCCACCAATCGCGACGTCGATGCCGAGGTGATTCGCGGCACGTTTCGATCGGATTTGCTCTATCGCCTCAACGCGATGACGGTGCAGGTGCCGCCGCTGCGCGAGCGCCACGCCGAGATCGAGCCGCTCACCCGCCACTTTATCAACCACTTCGCGACGCGCATGAACAAAGAAGTGCCGATTCTCTCCGAGGAGGCCCTCGCGCTCTGTTATCAGTATTACTGGCCCGGCAACGTGCGCGAGCTGCGCAACGTGATGGAGCGCGCGGTGGTGCTCTGCAAAGGCAAGATCATCATGAAGCACGATCTGCCGGTTGAGCGCATGATGGCCAAGTTCGCCGATGCGCGCGCGACGCTGCGGCCCAGCGTTGCGCCGCCCATGCCGCAGCCGAGTTACGGCGCACCTTCCTTTGGAGGGGCGACTCCACAGTCCGCCGCGTTTGGCGCCTCCATCGATTCCTCGACGCCAGGGCCGTATCCGCTGCCCGCGCTGGGTTCTGCGCAATTCGCGCCATCGCGTCCAGATCAGCCAACCTACGGCGCGCCGGCATATCCGCCCGCGTCGCGTGCCGCCACCGCGGCGTCCGAGGACGAAACCATGCATTCGTGGCGAGGCCGCGCATGGGACCGCGCCGAAATCGAGGCCACGCTCGTCGCCTGCGGCGGCAATCAAGCCGAAGCCGCCAAGCGCCTCGGCGTCTCGCGTCGCACGCTGATCAATCGCCTCGAAAAGCTCGGCATCGCGCGTCCGCGCAAGCGGCCTTGATAGGTGATGTAGGCGCATAGGCGTCACGTGCGCAATGGCAAGCCACGGCGCCGTGTCTGCGTCATGGCGCCAAGACGCGACGGCGGCCACTCTGCTACTATTTCGGCCAGGCCATCATGAAACCAACGATCCGCTCGATCACAAATAAATTCGTCGTCCGCACGCCGTGTCTGTCTGTTTCCACGGTAATCGCGGACAGCAATCACGCCGAAGTGTTGCGACAGCGCCTGCGCGAACTCGTGGGAAATCCCGCGGTGCGCGAGTCGCTTTTGATCGCCTCGCAGAGCATCGACGCGGCAATCGACGACTGGCTGGCCGACCCGTGGGCTGCCAAGAATCGTGCAACCGAGCGGTCGATTTTGCGATACGTCACGCGCATGTCGACGCGCGCTACGCCGTTCGGCTTGTTCTCAGCGTGCACCGTTGGCAACTTTGACGAGCACACCGCGCTGGAGCTCGCCGACCGCGCCAAGTGGCAGCGACGCACGCGCATTGACAATGACTACTTGTTTGACGCCGTGCTCGCCCTCGGCCAAGACCGCGAGCTGCGCAAGACCCTGACGTACTGGCCCAATGACACCGGCTATATCGCCGCTGGCAAGCTGCGCTACGCCGAGGCCCGCACGACGGGCTCTGGTCGCGCCTATTTTTTGATGTCGGCTGGCCTCACTGATTACCTAAAGGCGATCCTAGAGCGCGCCAGCAGCGGGGCGACGATAGCTGACCTCAGCGAGGTGCTTTGTCGCGACCCCGAAATCACGCCACCCGAGGCCGAGGAATTTCTCCACGAATTAATCGACGCGCAGGTCATCACGTCCAAGTTAATGCCCAATGTCACGGGCCGCGAGTCGACCCTGGTCGTAGCCGATTTGCTAGAGACCACCGACGCCACCGGCAAATCGGCCGCCAAGGCGCTCAAGTCCGCCTTCAAGCGTGTCGAAGCGCTCGATGCCGCGCCGATGGGTGCCATGCCCGGCGCGTATAGCACCATTATGGATGAGCTCGGTGCCGAGATGCCGGCGGCCGTCCGTACCCCGAAAAACATTAGCCGCACGTTTCAGGTGGATCTGTTTTCTACCCTGGCGCAGCGGCAGCTCAGCCACAAGGTGCTTGCCGAACTTGAACGCGCGGCGCTGTTTCTCGGCAAGATCGCCAATATTCAGCAAAATAGCCAAAATGATTTTCGCAAGGCGTTCGAAGAAAAATTCGAATCCCAGACCATCCCGCTATCGCTTGCGCTGGACAATGAAGCCGGCGTGCGCAAGTCCGATGGTGGCAGTGGCACCGATAGCCCCGTGCTTGCCGGAATCGCCCTGCCCAACCGAGGCGGCGCGCCGCAAGCACCTGCTTACTCGCCCAAAGGCGCTTGGATCGCGGGCATGTTTGAGCGCGCTAAGCTCGAGGGTGCCAAAGAGCTCGTGATCACCGACGCAGACGTCGAGGCGTGCCCCAAGTCCTCATCGGATGCCGTACCGTTTTTGGGAGGCACCTCGGCCATGATCGCAATCGCCGCCAAGAGCCAGGCCGATATCGACGCGGGACGTTTCGACATGCGCGTGATTGGCATCTCGGGGCCGTCCGGCGTAAATTTATTTGGACGTTTCTGCTACGGCTCGCGTGAGATCCACGACATGGTGCTGGCCCAGATCGCCGCGGAGGAGGGCCTGCGGCCCGACGCCGTGTTTGCCGAGATCGTCCACCTGCCGCAGGGCCGCATTGGCAACATCTTGTTTAGGCCTGTGCTGCGCGACTATGAGATTACCTACCTCGGCATCAGCGGCGCCCCCGACGATCGCCATATCCCGCTTTCAGATCTGATGGTCACCTCCAAGGGTGGCCGCGTCGTCCTGATTTCTAAGCGCCTGGGCAAAGAGGTGATTCCGCGCCTCTCCACGGCGCATAACTACAGCATGCCGTCGTCGTTTCCGCTTTATAAATTTCTTTGTAGCATTCAAGCCCAGTATTTCACGCAAGGTGGATGGAGCTGGGAATTCCTCGACGGACGCCCGCATTTGCCACGCGTTCGCTACGGCAATATCGTGCTCGATCGCGCGCAATGGCGGCTGACCGCCAAAGATCTTGAAGGCATCGAAGCCGCCACCGCGGGCCACAAAAAAGTTGCTGGCCAAGAGGCCTCGCTCGCGGCCATGCAGGCCGCGCATGTCGCGGTCACGGAGCTGCGCAACAAGCTGCAATGGCCAAGGTGGGTAGCTATAGCCGAGTCCGACAATGAACTCGTGATCGACCTCGACAACCCAGCCATGACCGAAATGATGGCCCACGAACTGCGCGGCGCCCGCGGCGTCGAGATCGTGGAGATGTATCCGGCACCCGATGAGACGTGGATTACCGGCCCAGGGGGCACGTATGTTCACGAAATCTCGTTGCCACTGTTCCGCGATCCTGAACCGGCGGCCAACGCCGCGAAAAACGCCGGCAAAGGCCCCGCAAAGGCGAAGGCCGCGACCGCGACCGACGCTGAGCCCGAGGCGCTCAAAGCGCCTGCCCAGCCGCGCGCGCTTTTACCGCCCGAGGTGCCGCGCGACGACCGCTTGCTCGCAGTCGGATCAGAGTGCCTCTACGTCAAACTTTATTGTGGCCAAACCGTGGCCAATGCGGTGCTGCGGGAGGTGATGGTGCCCTTGCTGGCTGACTCAGGATTTCGCGCCAGCTTTGACGATTGGTTTTTCTTGCGCTACGCCGATCCTGACCCTCACTTGCGACTGCGTTTTTTTGGTGAGCCCGCGCGTTTGCTCGCGGAGGTGTTGCCGGCGATCACCGCGGCCGTGCAGCCTCTCTTGGCTAACGGCACGCTCGATAAAATCGTGCTCGATACCTATCAGCGCGAGGTCGAGCGCTACGGTGGCCTAACCGGCGTTCGGCTTGCCGAAAAGCTGTTCTCACGCGACAGCGACCTCGCCATGACGTTTCTCGAACATACGGACGACGACGCCATTCCTGAGGTGTTGTGGCCCATGGCAGTCGTCGCGATCGACAAGCTGCTTGAGGATTTCGGCTATTCCCCCGAAGGCAAGTTCAAGAAAATGTCTGAAATTGCCGATGGTTTTTTATCAGAGTTTGGGATGAACCCGGCGTACCAGAAGCGACTTGGCGACAAATTCAAGTTAGTGCGCGGCGACATCGCGGCGGCATTTACCAACCCCGCCGACAACCCAGATCACCCTGCCCCGCCGATCTACGAGGCGATCGCAACGCGCAGCGAGCGCAACCGCGAGGTCATCGCGGCGCTGCGCGACGCCGAGCGGGCAGGGCAGCTCACCGACAGCGTCGACCGGCTTATCTCCTCGGTGATCCACGTCAACATGAACCGCGTCTTCACCAACTCGCCGCGCGCGCAGGAAATGGTGCTCTACGATCTGTTGCGGCGCCACTACGATGGCATCTTAGCGCGACAGCGCACGGGGGCTGGTGGCGGCGAGAAGCTCAAAAAAGATAAGCCGCCTCCGACCGACGGCAGCGAAACGCCAACGCCTTAGGGTTACGGCGCTACGTCCAATCCGCTTGCCGTGGCCAAATTCCGACTCGATGGGCGCTATAGACCATCGCCCTGGCAGAACTGCTCGAGCTTGGCGGCGGATTCTTCGCGGTAGGTGGCCTCGGCGGCGGTGGGTGGCGCGGTGCGCTGCAGGCGCTGCATGTTGGCGATGATGACGTCGGTGCCGATCAGGGTCATGACGAGCACGTTGCCCATGAACGCCAGTACGGCGCTGATGACGCGGACCGTGCCGTAGTTGAGCTGCGTCAGCACGTCGTAGAGGCCGACGACCATCATGCCGCCGCCGAGGAGCAAGAGCCCAATGTAGGCCATCCACGCCTTGTGGATACGGGTATTGGCGTCGGCGTGGGTAAGCGGCAGGGTGAATTGTCGCCCCGACCAGCCGATGAAAAATTGCGCCGCCATGATGCCGAGGTTGCCGGCGACAAAATAGACGCTACCGGTGATTTGGTAGGGCAACAGCACGATGGCGTAGGCAAACAGCGCGTACATCGGCGCCGCCAGCACCATGAGCCAGCCAGGCACCGAGCTGCCAGGGAAGATGAGCTTGGTGACGATGGAGGCGCGGATGACGCCGGGCATGAGCGAGATGATCTTGGGCGCCAGCACGAGCACCGACTGCACCCCAAACGCCATGCCGACCACCATGTGGATTTGCGAGCGCGAGGCGTTTAGCTTGACCCCGGCGATTTCCGCCGCCTGGCGCGCTAGCGCGATTTGGCCGTCAAACGCGGCGCGAAACGGATAGAGATAGAGAAAAAAAGGCGCCAGGAAGTAAATTGCCCATGCCCAAAAAAGTGCCCGCCGCTGCGTCTGCCACTTGGTCCAATTGCGGAGCTGGTAGAAGGCGACCATGCAAAAAATCGCCTCGGCGAATGCGGGCAAGAGCAGCATGGTGCGCGCAGCATCAGGCACGCGGGGGCCATCAAATGCCTCCATGAAGCGAAAGACGGTGAGCGGCACAAAGATGAGCGCGATGAGCAGCAGCACCGAGCGCCGCCACGCCAAAAATGCCTGATGCTCGGGGTGGGTGACGTGCGAGGCCCCCAGTTCAAGCGCGCGGCGCTCGCTGGGCAAGACCTCGCCGATATCAATATTGAGGCGAAACGCGCGTTTGAGCGACAGCAAGACAAACCGCCGCGACAGGGTATAGACGATTGGCGCGGCGGGCGCGATTGGCGCGGAAGGCTCAGTGCTCATGTTTCCTCGCGCATGCTACCATATGCGCGTGGGCAACTTTGACGTCGACTTTGCCATCATCGGGTCGGGCTTTGGCGGTAGCGTCTCGGCGCTGCGGCTGGCCGAGAAGGGCTACAGCGTCAGCGTGCTCGAAATGGGCAAGCGCTGGCACAAGGAAGACTTTCCCAAGACAAATTGGAATTTGCGCAAGCACCTGTGGCAGCCGTCATTGGGGCTCTACGGCATCTTGCAGATCACCATGGTCAAGGACGCGTTGCTGCTGCACGGCGCCGGGGTGGGCGGCGGCAGCCTGGTTTATGCCAATACCTTGCTGGTGCCGCCCGACGTCGCCTTTGCCGATCCGCGGTGGGTCGGACTCCCGTCCTGGCAGGCCGCGCTGGCGCCTCATTACGCCACCGCGCAGCGCATGCTTGGCGCCACCGAGAGCGAGGTGGTGGTGGAAACCGATGAAATCTTGCGCGAGGTGGCGACCGAGATGGGCTTTGGCCATACGTGGAAGAAACACAACGTCGGCGTGTATTTTGGCGAAGCCGGCAAGACCGTGCCGGATCCATACTTTGGCGGCGAGGGCCCCGAGCGCACGGGCTGCACCAAATGCGGCGGCTGCATGGTGGGGTGCCGCTACGGCGCGAAAAACACGCTCGACCGCAACTACCTCTATCTCGCCGAGAAGCGCGGCGCGAAGGTAGAGGCTGAGACGCGCGTGGTCGACGTGCGGCCGGCGGGCGGCGGCGGCTATGAGTTGACCCTGGAACGCTCGACCGGCTGGCGGCATCCGCGCCGCACACTGCGCGCCCGCGGCGTGGTGGTTGCGGCGGGATCGTATGGCACGGTCAATTTGCTCATGCGCTGCAAGGCGCGTGGCTCGCTCGGTGGACTCTCCGGGCAGCTTGGCAATTACCTACGGACCAACAGCGAGGCGCTGCTCGGCGTGCGGTCGCGCAAGGCCGGCGTCGACCATTCCAAGGGCATCGCGATCACCAGCGGCGTCTTGGTCGACGACACCACGCATATCGAAGTTGTCCGCTATTCGGACGGATCGGACGCGCTGGCGCCGCTCGCAACGGTGCTAACTGGTGGTGGCGGCCGCGTGCCCCGCCCCTTGCGATGGCTGGGCAATATTCTGGCTCACCCCGTTCAATTTTTGCGTTCGGTGGTGCCGTTTGGCTGGGCGCGCAAATCGGCGATCTTGCTGGTGATGCAGCCGCTAGACAACCACCTCACCTATCACCTCAGGCGCCCGTGGTATTGGCCGTTTAGCAAAAAGCTCGACAGCAAGCATGGCGGCGGCCCACCCTCGCCTAGCTTTATTCCGGTGGCCAATGTCGTCGCTAAGCGCATGGCGCAAAAGATGGACGGCTATGCGCAAAACAGCGCCGCCGAGGTGCTGCTGGGCAAGGCGACCACGGCCCACGTGCTCGGCGGGTGCCCAATTGGCGTCACCGCCGATGATGGCGTGGTGGATCCCCAGAGCCGCGCGTTTGGCTACGATGATCTCTATGTGGTCGACGGCTCGATCATTCCCGCCAACCTCGGCGTCAACCCCAGCCTTACCATTACCGCGATGGCGGAGCACGCGATGTCACATGTGCCGCCGCGAGCCGTTCGCATCGACGCCCATTGGCGCGCTGACGCCGTGACGCGTCGCTAGTGTCGTGATTCGCTCGTCAAGGTGGGGTGCGCGCCGCTTGCCAGGTCAGCCGTTGCCATGGTTTGCCGCCGCTTGTCGCTGCACCAGATCGCAGGCAGCTGTAACCTACGTGGCAAATGAAGAAGGCTCCCGGCTCTCTCTCGACCATTGCCCTAGCCTGCCTGGCTGGCGGCTGCACGGTGAACGTCTACGCGCCACCGACGCTGACCTCGCTCGATCACCAGGTCCAGCCGTTGGCGCCAGGGCAAACCGCGGTGACGGGTGCCCTCGCCGACGGCGGCTCGCCGACGAATGTTGATACCGGGGAGCTTACCGCCACCGCAGGCGTCGCGCGCGGCATTTCGGAGCGCCTAGAATTGGCTGCCAGCGTCGCGGTCGGTCGACTGTCCGCGCCAGGCGGGCTCACCGGCGGCGGGCTCACCGACGGTGAAACCTATGAGCTGCTCTCGCGTTTCGGTGCCAAAGTACCCTTGCTGCGTGCGACCCACCAGCGTGGGCTCGCCATGAACGGCGTGATTGGCGCAGGCGTCGGCGGCGTTATCGATGTAGGCAGCGTTGCCTCGTTCGATGTCGGCTACAATATCGGCTACCAAAACTGTGTCATCACGCCAACCATCGCGCAGGGCTACTACCTAAGCTCGCCGCTGAGCCGCGAGACCATTCTCGCCCGCACATCCACCGACGATTCGTTCTCGGCGTATCAGATGCCGCGTACGCAAGGCGTCGTAACTTCGCTGGGGGTGACGCTTGAAACCTCGCGGCAGCGTTGCCTTCGCGACTCGGACCGTACGCAGATCGTGCTGCATCTCGACCATTGGATGCTGTCGAGCGCTGAGGACAGCGACGGGACGGCGCGCGCCGGCGCGGCCGTGCGGTATCGCTTTTAGGCGCCGCATGCGCTAGATAGCCTGCATGTCGTCTTCCGATGCAATCGCTCAGGTGCTCATCGCCACGCGCCACGACCTTGGCGGCTTTGAGGTCGGCCGGGTGCTGCCCAGCGCGGCGCGACGCATGGTCGGCCCGTTCATCTTTTTTGACCACATGGGACCTGGCGATTTCGCGGCTGGCCAGGGCATCGACGTGCGGCCGCATCCGCACATTGGGCTCGCGACGGTCACCTATCTCTACGAGGGCTCGATCTTTCACCGCGACAGCCTCGGCTTTGCGCAGAGCATTGAGCCAGGCGCGATAAATTGGATGACCGCAGGTCGCGGCATTGTGCATTCCGAACGCACGGCGCCCGAGGCGCGGATGGCGGCGCGGCGCCTGCACGGCTTGCAACTTTGGCTGGCCTTGCCACTGGCGCACGAGCAAACCGCGCCGGCGTTTGTCCATTACCCGGCCTCGGCGCTGCCCGAGCTCGAAGTGCTGGGCGCGAAGGTGCGCGTGCTCGCTGGCCATGCGTTTGGCGCGACGTCGCCGGTGAAAACGCTCAGCCCGCTATTTTATGTCGACGCCGCGCTGCCGAGCGGCGGCGCGCTCAAGGTGCCCGCCAACTACACCGAACGCGCAGCCTACGTCGCGATCGGCCGCGTGCGCTGTGGCGAAACCATTTACGACGCCGGCACCATGTTGGTGTTTGCTGCGGGCGAAACGCCAACCTTGCATGCCGAAGGCGGCGCCGCGCGCATCGCGCTTGTCGGCGGCGAACCGCTGGAAGGACCGCGCCTCATTTGGTGGAATTTTGTCGCCAGCAACGCCGCCCTAATGGACGCCGCCAAGGCCGCGTGGGCGGCACAAGCTCGCGATGCGTTTCCGCCCGTACCAGGCGAGACCGAATTTATTCCGCTACCTACGAAGTAGCTGCGCAAGCTCGGCGATCTCGTCGACAAAGATCGCCTGCGCATGATGCGGCGGAGCGACCATGCCGGCATCGCGCGCGGTATCGAGCCAGGCGCGCAGCGGCGACCAGAAGCCCGCGATGTTGCAGAACACCAGCGGCTTAGCGTGGGCGCCGAGCTGCGCCGCGCAGAGCACCTCAAAGGCTTCATCGAGGGTGCCAAATCCGCCCGGCAAAACGACGAAGGCATCCGCGAGCTCCATCATACGCGCCTTGCGCTCGGCCATCGTGACGACGATTTCTAGGCGTGTCAGGCCGGCGTGGGCCAGCTCGCGATCCACGATCGCCCGCGGCATGATGCCTATTACCTCGGCGCCACCAGCGAGTGCCGCGTCGGCCAAAGCGCCCATGGTGCCGATGCTCGCGCCACCGTAAACGAGGCCATAACCTTGCGCAGCCAGCCAGCGCCCAAGCTGCGCGGCAGCCGCCACGTAGGTGTCGCCAACGCCGTGTGCCGAGCCACAAAAGACGGTCACGCGGCGGGTTGGGTGCATGCCCTAACCAAACAGACTCGCGCGTGATTTGCAAGTCGCGGGACCGGCGTGCCACCATCGCCGCGTGCACTGGATGATCAAGCGCTTTGACGAGCTAGCCCGCGATGAACTCTACGCGATTATGGCGCTGCGTCAGCGCGTGTTTGTCGTCGAGCAGGTGGCGGCGTACTTGGACTGCGACGGCTATGACGACGACGCCGAGCATGTGTTCGCGTGGGACGAGCCCGCAGCCCGAGCCGATCGCTCGCCGCCATCGCAGCCGCTGCACCTGGCAACGCCGCGTGGACGCCTGATGGCCGCGTGTGCGCGCCTGTTTGCCCCAGGCATCAAGTATGCCGAGGCCAGCATCGGCCGCGTGGTCTGCGCCCCGGAATGGCGCGGTCAGGGCACCGGCGTCTTGCTCATGCAAACCAGCGTCGCGCGGCTTGATGTCCGATTTCCGGACTCACCGATTCGCATCGGCGCGCAGCGCTATTTGGAGGCCTTCTACGGCCGCTTGGGCTTTGTCACCCAGCCCGGCGCGCCATATCTCGAAGACGGCATCTGGCATGTCGAAATGGTGCGGCCAGCGGCGAATGCGCTGCGCCCCACGCGCGCCGCGACTTAGTCGTCGTCGCGATCGTTCTTCGAAGGCCGCGATGGGCGAGTTGGCGCCGGCTTAGCTGGCTGTGGCGCAGGCGGCGCAGGGCGCACCGATGGCGGCACCGTCGCGCGCGGCGGCGCTGGCGGTGGCGCCGTCGTCGATGGGCCTTGTGGTGGGCGAACCGGTGTTGGTGCAGGACGCTGCGGCGGGCGATACGTCGGTGGTTGCACCGGGGTTGGCGCAGGTGGCGCAGGCCGTACCGATGGCGGCACCGTGGTGCGCGGCGGCTCTGGCGGTGGCGCGATGGTGGTTGGCCGCACCGGTGTCGGCGCCGGGCGTTGCGGCGGGCGATACGTCGGCGGCGGGGCTACCGGCGTCGGCGTTGGCGCGGGGCGTTGCGGCGGGCGATACGTCGGCGGCGGGGCTACCGGCGTCGGCGTTGGCGCGGGGCGCTGCGGTGGGCGATACGTCGGCGCTGGCGCCACTGGCGTCGGCGACGGACGCGTTGGATAGGTCGACGGCCGCTGCGGGGGCACATACGTCGGCGAAGGTGTGCCCGGGCGCCCAGGTTGGGTCGGATATGTCGCCGGACGTTGCGGCGGCACATACGTCGGCGACGGTGGTCGCACCGCGGTCGGCGGACGGCCACCGCCTGGGTTGGAAACGTGCCAGCCGGACGGCAGGCGGTCGTGCTGCGACCAATGGCCCGGGTAATAAACGTATTGGCCGCTGCTGCTGTAATCGTAATACGGCTGGACGTAGA containing:
- a CDS encoding sigma 54-interacting transcriptional regulator; this encodes MAHPDDREPGNEPRGRPSRSTTVSRAIISDERHILLVVGKTSQSTHALPASGRVTIGRAAENDIAIDDASISRHHATLILDAPIRIVDNDSANGTWIGDRQVPVGEEITMHTNDPLRIGNVLIVLQTWSTNSRPRRLKTHEYFEARLEEEAMRGARRGDAFGVLFAHVESGATDPLALFSLCLRETDLVAEYAPGQYEILVVDTTPSGESTVISRVETAASENGLDIRLGAAWFPRDGRDASALMTQARVRADEHAIKPLPSSDHAEPKRQASQAGLVVSAPSMRALHSLIERVAASDISVLLLGETGVGKEMIAAEIHKKSTRADKPYIPLNCSALTETLLESELFGYERGAFTGANTAKQGLLETANGGVLFLDEIGELPLSTQVKLLRVLDERRVTRVGGIASKPIDVRIVSATNRDVDAEVIRGTFRSDLLYRLNAMTVQVPPLRERHAEIEPLTRHFINHFATRMNKEVPILSEEALALCYQYYWPGNVRELRNVMERAVVLCKGKIIMKHDLPVERMMAKFADARATLRPSVAPPMPQPSYGAPSFGGATPQSAAFGASIDSSTPGPYPLPALGSAQFAPSRPDQPTYGAPAYPPASRAATAASEDETMHSWRGRAWDRAEIEATLVACGGNQAEAAKRLGVSRRTLINRLEKLGIARPRKRP
- a CDS encoding lantibiotic dehydratase; this encodes MKPTIRSITNKFVVRTPCLSVSTVIADSNHAEVLRQRLRELVGNPAVRESLLIASQSIDAAIDDWLADPWAAKNRATERSILRYVTRMSTRATPFGLFSACTVGNFDEHTALELADRAKWQRRTRIDNDYLFDAVLALGQDRELRKTLTYWPNDTGYIAAGKLRYAEARTTGSGRAYFLMSAGLTDYLKAILERASSGATIADLSEVLCRDPEITPPEAEEFLHELIDAQVITSKLMPNVTGRESTLVVADLLETTDATGKSAAKALKSAFKRVEALDAAPMGAMPGAYSTIMDELGAEMPAAVRTPKNISRTFQVDLFSTLAQRQLSHKVLAELERAALFLGKIANIQQNSQNDFRKAFEEKFESQTIPLSLALDNEAGVRKSDGGSGTDSPVLAGIALPNRGGAPQAPAYSPKGAWIAGMFERAKLEGAKELVITDADVEACPKSSSDAVPFLGGTSAMIAIAAKSQADIDAGRFDMRVIGISGPSGVNLFGRFCYGSREIHDMVLAQIAAEEGLRPDAVFAEIVHLPQGRIGNILFRPVLRDYEITYLGISGAPDDRHIPLSDLMVTSKGGRVVLISKRLGKEVIPRLSTAHNYSMPSSFPLYKFLCSIQAQYFTQGGWSWEFLDGRPHLPRVRYGNIVLDRAQWRLTAKDLEGIEAATAGHKKVAGQEASLAAMQAAHVAVTELRNKLQWPRWVAIAESDNELVIDLDNPAMTEMMAHELRGARGVEIVEMYPAPDETWITGPGGTYVHEISLPLFRDPEPAANAAKNAGKGPAKAKAATATDAEPEALKAPAQPRALLPPEVPRDDRLLAVGSECLYVKLYCGQTVANAVLREVMVPLLADSGFRASFDDWFFLRYADPDPHLRLRFFGEPARLLAEVLPAITAAVQPLLANGTLDKIVLDTYQREVERYGGLTGVRLAEKLFSRDSDLAMTFLEHTDDDAIPEVLWPMAVVAIDKLLEDFGYSPEGKFKKMSEIADGFLSEFGMNPAYQKRLGDKFKLVRGDIAAAFTNPADNPDHPAPPIYEAIATRSERNREVIAALRDAERAGQLTDSVDRLISSVIHVNMNRVFTNSPRAQEMVLYDLLRRHYDGILARQRTGAGGGEKLKKDKPPPTDGSETPTP
- a CDS encoding GMC family oxidoreductase, whose amino-acid sequence is MRVGNFDVDFAIIGSGFGGSVSALRLAEKGYSVSVLEMGKRWHKEDFPKTNWNLRKHLWQPSLGLYGILQITMVKDALLLHGAGVGGGSLVYANTLLVPPDVAFADPRWVGLPSWQAALAPHYATAQRMLGATESEVVVETDEILREVATEMGFGHTWKKHNVGVYFGEAGKTVPDPYFGGEGPERTGCTKCGGCMVGCRYGAKNTLDRNYLYLAEKRGAKVEAETRVVDVRPAGGGGYELTLERSTGWRHPRRTLRARGVVVAAGSYGTVNLLMRCKARGSLGGLSGQLGNYLRTNSEALLGVRSRKAGVDHSKGIAITSGVLVDDTTHIEVVRYSDGSDALAPLATVLTGGGGRVPRPLRWLGNILAHPVQFLRSVVPFGWARKSAILLVMQPLDNHLTYHLRRPWYWPFSKKLDSKHGGGPPSPSFIPVANVVAKRMAQKMDGYAQNSAAEVLLGKATTAHVLGGCPIGVTADDGVVDPQSRAFGYDDLYVVDGSIIPANLGVNPSLTITAMAEHAMSHVPPRAVRIDAHWRADAVTRR
- a CDS encoding pirin family protein; translation: MACMSSSDAIAQVLIATRHDLGGFEVGRVLPSAARRMVGPFIFFDHMGPGDFAAGQGIDVRPHPHIGLATVTYLYEGSIFHRDSLGFAQSIEPGAINWMTAGRGIVHSERTAPEARMAARRLHGLQLWLALPLAHEQTAPAFVHYPASALPELEVLGAKVRVLAGHAFGATSPVKTLSPLFYVDAALPSGGALKVPANYTERAAYVAIGRVRCGETIYDAGTMLVFAAGETPTLHAEGGAARIALVGGEPLEGPRLIWWNFVASNAALMDAAKAAWAAQARDAFPPVPGETEFIPLPTK
- a CDS encoding TIGR00730 family Rossman fold protein, whose translation is MHPTRRVTVFCGSAHGVGDTYVAAAAQLGRWLAAQGYGLVYGGASIGTMGALADAALAGGAEVIGIMPRAIVDRELAHAGLTRLEIVVTMAERKARMMELADAFVVLPGGFGTLDEAFEVLCAAQLGAHAKPLVFCNIAGFWSPLRAWLDTARDAGMVAPPHHAQAIFVDEIAELAQLLRR
- a CDS encoding GNAT family N-acetyltransferase; translated protein: MIKRFDELARDELYAIMALRQRVFVVEQVAAYLDCDGYDDDAEHVFAWDEPAARADRSPPSQPLHLATPRGRLMAACARLFAPGIKYAEASIGRVVCAPEWRGQGTGVLLMQTSVARLDVRFPDSPIRIGAQRYLEAFYGRLGFVTQPGAPYLEDGIWHVEMVRPAANALRPTRAAT